The sequence TCTAAGAACCCGTGTTCTAAAACAAATTCAGCTGTTTGAAACCCTTTCGGAAGATCTTTACCAATCGTTTCTTTTACAACACGCGGACCAGCAAATCCGATTAAAGAAGCAGGTTCAGCAATGTTTAAATCGCCTAACATGGCGTAACTTGCGGTAACGCCGCCCGTTGTTGGATCGGTTAATAAAGAAATGTACGGAATTTTATGTTGAGCCAACTGGCTCAATTTAGCCGAGGTTTTAGCCATCTGCATCAAAGAGAAAGCAGCCTCCATCATACGGGCCCCTCCACTTTTCGAAATAATTAATAAGGGTGTTTTAGTCTGGATACAAAAATCAATGGCTCTTGAAATTTTTTCTCCAACCACACTTCCCATACTCCCACCGATAAAACTAAAGTCCATACAACAGATCACAAGATCATATCCATTTACTTTGCCATAAGCGCTGCGGAGAGCATCTTTCAGATTTGTTTTGCGAATGGTATCCGTTAAACGATCGGTGTATTTTTTAGTGTCAGTAAAATCGAGAGGATCACCACTCACAAGATTTTCGTGTAATTCGGTAAATTGGTTGTTATCGAAAATAACCTCGAAATATTCTTTACTTCCAATTTTTTCGTGGTATCCACATTCTGAACAAACGTATTTATTCGCGGTGTGATCCTGAACAGTATGAATTTTTTTGCAGGAAGGACATTTGTACCACAATCCTTCTGGTGTTTCTTTCTTCTCTTTTGTAGAAGTTGTGATACCTTCCTTTAATCTTTTAAACCAACCCATTTTAAATTTCCAGTTATTAGTTTTTGGTTCTTAGTTTTTTATTTTTCCGGTTCATTAAAAATCAACGAGAAAAAATTACTATTCAATTGTGCTTATGCGATGGTAATAGTTTTATCCAAATACACATCCTGAATAGCGTTTAATAATGCAACACCCTCTTGTACCGGTTTTTGAAATGCTTTTCTACCGCTGATCAATCCTTGTCCACCTGCACGTTTATTAATTACAGCAGTTGTAACTGCTTCTGCAAGATCGCTTGCGCCTTTGCTTTCTCCACCACTGTTGATCAAGCCCATACGCCCCATGTAACAATTTGCTACCTGGTAACGTGCCAGGTCAATAGGATGATCTGTAGTTAATTCAGAATATACCTTTGCATGCGTTTTACCAAAGTTAACAGCAGTGTATCCACCATTTTTATCGGATAGTTTTTGTTTAATAATGTCAGCCTGGATAGTAACCCCTAAATGATTCGCCTGTGAAGACAAGTCGGCCGCTGTGTGATAATCTACACCATCTTTTTTGAAAGCATTGTTACGGGTATAGCACCATAAAACCGTAGCCATACCTAATTCATGTGCACGTTCGAAGGCCTGCGCTACTTCAACGATCTGACGTCCTGATTCAGGAGATCCAAAATAGATAGTTGCACCCACTGCCACAGCTCCCATGTTCCAGGCCTCTTCAACAGAACCAAACATAATCTGATCGAATTTGTTAGGGTACGAAATAAATTCGTTATGATTAATTTTTACAATAAACGGAATTTTGTGAGCGTATTTTCTGGCTACTGATCCTAGAACGCCATAAGTAGATGCTACAGCATTGCAACCGCCTTCAATTGCTAATTTGATAATATTTTCACTGTCAAAATATCTTGGATTTGGAGCAAAACTTGCCCCTGCACTATGCTCAATACCTTGATCAACCGGTAAAATACTCATGTACCCTGTACCAGAAAGGCGCCCGGTATTGTATAACTGACTAAGACTTCTTAAAACTTGTGGATTGCGGTTTGATGGCGCAAACGTTCTGTCTATAAAGTCATTTCCCGGTAAATGGATCAGATCTTTTGATATGGTTTTGCAAGTATGATTTAATAGAGAGTCGGCATTTGCGCCTAATAATTCTGAAATTTTGGATGACATATTTTTGCTTTTAAAAGGGAGACAAATATAATAAAAAAACCCCGTCCACACTCAAAAGGGGACAGGGTTTTATAGTGATTTATTAAAAATTATTCGTTAACCATAATCATTTTAAAAGGCACATTAATAATTGCCTGATAATCTTCACCTGCCTCTAACATATCCTCATCATCTTCTTCGTAGTGCCAGTTAATAGTAACTGCACTTCCACCTTTATTAATTCCTTCAAGTTTCTTGAAAACATCAAGAATACATTTTGAAGAAGAAGTATTAAAATATTCTAACTGAACATTTACAGTGGTAGCAGGCTTTGCAGCGCTTGCATACTTATCCAGTGCATCTACTAAAGGTTTATAAAATTCAATAGAATTTTCTGGAATTGAACGCCCTTTTACTTCAAGTACCCCACCATTCAAGTCAAAGTTTATGCTTGGTGTTTTCGGTGTGCCTTCAATAGAATATTTTTCCATAATTGTAATTTTTAATTTTGTTGATTTGATACTTTTATATTAAGTGTAAAGAAAGAAACTTTATTGTCAATTTCCAAAAAATTGTAATCTAATTTTTCACCGGTTTTTCTGGCGATATCTATCATTCCTAAACCTCCGCCGCCTTTCATCGACATTTCTCCGTTATTTAAAATACGCTTGTAATATTCTTTTAGTTCTTCTTTATTGAGGCCATTTACTTCATCCAATCTGGCTCTTAAACCATTGATGTTTTCGTTTAAAATGTAGTTGCCGGTAATGATCGAATATTTATTGTCAATTTTACCAATGGTAAAAATTGCTGACCTGATTTTTTCTGAATCAACTTCTGTAATTTCATCGAGGTGATGATATAAATTTTGCAGGCATTCTACTAAAACATTGTAAACCTTTTTTTTCATTTTAGGTTCTTCCTGCATATTATCCATTTTATTCTCCATTATTTGAAGAATAGACGTCAATAAGTCGGATGTAATTTCTCCTTTAAATGAAAGCAAAATATTATTTCGCTCCATTTTATCGTATATATCGAAAACGTCCACTATGGAATAATTTGTTTTAATTTGCTGTAAATATATTATTTTAATTTAAATGCTACAGTATTTTCTTTAACGGTAAAAGTTGCTTCATCATCACAAGTGCCATTTCCAAAGTCTATTGTTCTTGTCTTAAAGCCTTCGGGAGTCAGCTCCATTAGGCCTTTATCAATATACCGGCATGTTTTATGTTTTAACAGGCTTTCTTGTTGTGAAACACTTGTTGAAAAGTTTGTGCCCTGACGGTTTGTGCCGAAAGCATCGCCAAACACGTGAATTACTGCACCGTCGGCGTTGGAATCGCCGTTTGGATAGATTACAAAAGTTCTGTTGAAGGAGTACTTAATAGTCGCCGTGCCGCTGGTACAACGTCCATTGATTAATGTAACATTGAAAGAGGGTGAAGATGTATTCATTTCCAAAGTCGTTAGAACCAGGCTATCGCAGGTGTAACTGATATTTTCAGATGTGTAGTTAACAAGTTTAACAATGATTTTTGAATCCTTTTTTACCTTTCCGTTTAAACGGATAGTGAGTTTTCCTGTTCTCGTTTTACCGTCGGGCATTATCATTCCGCATGTTGTGCCTGATGTGTTAAGTGAATAAACCACGTTTGGCGAGAAAGTACTGGTATCGCCACTTACATAAGAAAGTGTATCGCAGGTAAAAACGGTAGGGGTTGTAGCGGCTCCTGTGCCATTTGTGGCCTGGAGACTTTGATAAATTGCCGGCACGATGCTCAGAAATTCCTGGTCGATAATGGCGTAATCTACAACAGACTGCGTTTCGTTATCCACTTCCTGATTTTCCTTTTTACTGCAATTTGTAAATAGTACCGTACATAATCCTGCTAAAACCAGGGAGATTTGAAATGTTTTTGTCATCAAAGTCACTTTATAGCACTGTGGGTAAAGGCTGTTGTGGGCAAATATAAGGATTTAAATTAAATCTCAATGCCCACAATAAGAACGTCATCTACCTGTTCGTGGTTCAAACGCCAGTCTTCGAAATGTTTTTGAAGTTCAGATCTTTGTTCTTCAGCACTTTTTAAATGGATGCTGGCTAATAATTCGTGGAAACGTTTTACCATAAATTTTTTGCCTTTTTCTCCACCAAACTGATCGGCGTAGCCATCAGAAAACATATAAGCCATGGAAGCTTTTGCGGCGCTGACCGGATGCGTGGTAAAAGTTCTATTAACGTCGTACTGTGCTCCTCCAATAGGATATTTATTTCCATCCAGTTTTGAAAGTTCACCGTCTTTATTAACCATCACTAAGGGACGGTTAGCTCCGGCCCACTTGATTTCGTTGGATTTCTCGCTGATGGTAATAATGGACACGTCCATTCCGTCATTGGTACTAATTTCGTTGTGCCCCTGGCGGAGTGCTTCCTGAACGCCTTTGTGAAGGTTGTTCAATATTTCTCCGGGTTCTGTAACCCCTCTCTCTAAAACAATCTGGCGAAGAAGGTTATGTCCGATCATACTCATAAATGCTCCGGGAACTCCATGACCTGTGCAATCCACTACAGCGAATATTTTAATGCCGTTTTCTTCAGCGAACCAATAAAAGTCGCCACTTACAATATCCTTGGGCTGATAAAGGATAAATACTTTTTTGAGCTTTTTATAAATTGTTTCTTTGGAAGGAAGAATAGCCTCCTGGATACGCTTAGCATAAGTTATACTACCCATAATATCGCGGTTCTTTTCTTCGAGTTCTTTAGTACGTTCGGCCACTTTATTTTCGAGTACCTTATTCTTAAGTTTGATTGCGCGGGTTCTATATTGTGTATAGAAGTATATTAGTGCAATGCCAAGGATACTAATAATGGCGTAGAAGGCTTTTGTTTTCCAGAAAGGAGGTACAACGGTGATACGAATTTCAAAAGCTTTATCATTCCAGGTACCGTCGTTGTTGGATGCTTTTACTTTAAAGGTGTACTCTCCACCCGGAAGTTCTGTGTAAGACACATAACGCACGGTAGTGGGTGCTGACCACTCTTTATCATACCCTTCGAGTTTATATTTGAATTTATTTTTACCGGGATCACTGTAATCCATGGCCACCAACTCAAACTGAAAATAATTATCGTGCCAATCGAGATTTAATTGTTTGGTGTAGGTAATCAGGGAATCCATAACAACATCATTGCCCCCTCTTTTGTAGCCTATTACATAGGCTTCCGGGGCATGCAAATTGTCTTTTATAGAAGAGGGCCTGAAAGCATTAAATCCCTTAGCTCCACCAAAATACATCATCCCCGACTCTGAAACAAAGGCTGCTCCGCTATTGTATTCTGTGTTAACCAGACCGTCTTTAATACTGTAATTTTTAAACGTAATTTCTTTTTCAGATTGCAGGGGATTAAACCTGATCAAGCCTGCGTTTGAACTCATCCAAAAATTATCC is a genomic window of Sphingobacteriaceae bacterium containing:
- a CDS encoding fructose-bisphosphate aldolase (catalyzes the formation of glycerone phosphate and D-glyceraldehyde 3-phosphate from D-fructose 1,6-bisphosphate) — protein: MSSKISELLGANADSLLNHTCKTISKDLIHLPGNDFIDRTFAPSNRNPQVLRSLSQLYNTGRLSGTGYMSILPVDQGIEHSAGASFAPNPRYFDSENIIKLAIEGGCNAVASTYGVLGSVARKYAHKIPFIVKINHNEFISYPNKFDQIMFGSVEEAWNMGAVAVGATIYFGSPESGRQIVEVAQAFERAHELGMATVLWCYTRNNAFKKDGVDYHTAADLSSQANHLGVTIQADIIKQKLSDKNGGYTAVNFGKTHAKVYSELTTDHPIDLARYQVANCYMGRMGLINSGGESKGASDLAEAVTTAVINKRAGGQGLISGRKAFQKPVQEGVALLNAIQDVYLDKTITIA
- a CDS encoding nuclear pore complex subunit, which produces MEKYSIEGTPKTPSINFDLNGGVLEVKGRSIPENSIEFYKPLVDALDKYASAAKPATTVNVQLEYFNTSSSKCILDVFKKLEGINKGGSAVTINWHYEEDDEDMLEAGEDYQAIINVPFKMIMVNE
- a CDS encoding acetyl-CoA carboxylase carboxyl transferase subunit beta, giving the protein MGWFKRLKEGITTSTKEKKETPEGLWYKCPSCKKIHTVQDHTANKYVCSECGYHEKIGSKEYFEVIFDNNQFTELHENLVSGDPLDFTDTKKYTDRLTDTIRKTNLKDALRSAYGKVNGYDLVICCMDFSFIGGSMGSVVGEKISRAIDFCIQTKTPLLIISKSGGARMMEAAFSLMQMAKTSAKLSQLAQHKIPYISLLTDPTTGGVTASYAMLGDLNIAEPASLIGFAGPRVVKETIGKDLPKGFQTAEFVLEHGFLDKIIPRTELKEKLGQLLRMFKN